A region of Pyxidicoccus parkwaysis DNA encodes the following proteins:
- a CDS encoding APC family permease, translating into MGTRAASRVRPNGKRLTDALLGPPLASGQEGRERIGVGAGVAVLGLDALSSAAYGPEAALTVLRPLGPAGPWLLLPITLAIVVLLTLVAASYRQTLGAYPNGGGAYAVARQNLGPHAGLLAASALLLDYTLNVAVGISAGVGMLVSAVPRLHPYTLELCLGLLALLTLVNLRGVREAGAAFLAPTWLFVLVLVVVILVGAGRVLTSTGPPQPIVAPPPAPVPTQALSLWLVLRAFASGCTALTGVEAISNAVPIFRAPSVRRARTTLGLVVGLLVMLLLGVTLLARAYGVAATLPGASGYQSVLSQLIGAVMGRGVFYAVASAAILAVLSLSANTSFTDFPRVCHLLALDGYLPTGFAHKGRRLGYSRGIVVLALLAGALLVAFRGVTDRLIPLFAIGAFLAFTLSQSGMVRHWRRVSPDGAHRARLLNATGAVGTGLTLIVLLISKFTSGAWISVLLIPLAMGLFLTIETERQRAKRETSLTRPISPSSEPPLIAVVPVGRWSRATERALTFAFRVSQDVHAVHVVTGEDGGAALAADWARYVEGPLAERGHPAPRLELLPSPYRELIRPLREYCLQRVRESPGSVVTVVLPESLDWRWLPRLVQGHRPEVVRTGLLMSGEPRLVVVSVPFFFGPHPPSRA; encoded by the coding sequence ATGGGAACGCGTGCGGCCAGCAGGGTTCGCCCCAACGGGAAGCGCCTGACCGACGCCCTGCTCGGTCCACCCCTGGCCTCGGGCCAGGAGGGGCGTGAGCGCATCGGCGTGGGGGCGGGAGTCGCCGTGCTCGGCCTGGACGCGCTCTCCTCCGCGGCCTATGGCCCCGAGGCGGCGCTCACCGTGCTCCGGCCACTGGGCCCGGCGGGGCCCTGGCTGCTCCTCCCCATCACCCTCGCCATCGTCGTCCTGCTGACCCTCGTTGCCGCGTCCTACCGTCAGACGCTCGGCGCCTACCCCAACGGCGGAGGCGCGTACGCGGTGGCCCGGCAGAACCTCGGCCCGCACGCGGGCCTGCTCGCCGCGTCCGCGCTGCTGCTCGACTACACGCTCAACGTCGCCGTCGGCATCTCCGCGGGCGTGGGCATGCTGGTCTCCGCGGTTCCCCGCCTGCACCCGTACACCTTGGAGCTGTGCCTCGGCCTGCTCGCGCTCCTCACGCTGGTCAACCTGCGCGGCGTGCGCGAAGCGGGCGCAGCCTTTCTCGCACCCACCTGGCTGTTCGTCCTCGTCCTCGTGGTGGTGATTCTCGTGGGCGCGGGCCGGGTGCTGACGTCCACCGGGCCCCCGCAGCCCATCGTCGCCCCGCCGCCGGCCCCCGTCCCCACGCAGGCCCTAAGCCTGTGGCTGGTGCTGCGCGCCTTCGCCAGCGGCTGCACGGCGCTCACCGGTGTGGAGGCCATCAGCAACGCGGTGCCCATCTTCCGCGCGCCCTCGGTGCGGCGGGCGCGCACCACGCTCGGCCTCGTCGTGGGTCTGCTCGTCATGCTGCTGCTCGGCGTCACCCTGCTCGCGCGCGCCTACGGAGTGGCGGCCACGCTTCCCGGCGCGTCCGGCTACCAGAGCGTGTTGTCGCAGCTCATCGGCGCGGTGATGGGGCGCGGCGTCTTCTACGCCGTGGCGAGCGCGGCCATCCTCGCGGTGCTGTCGCTGTCCGCCAACACCAGCTTCACGGACTTCCCCCGCGTCTGCCACCTGCTCGCGCTGGACGGCTATCTCCCCACGGGCTTCGCGCACAAGGGGCGCCGCCTCGGCTACTCGCGCGGCATCGTCGTGCTCGCCCTGCTGGCGGGGGCGCTGCTGGTGGCCTTCCGGGGTGTCACCGACAGGCTCATCCCCCTCTTCGCCATCGGCGCGTTCCTCGCCTTCACGCTGTCGCAGTCGGGCATGGTGCGCCACTGGCGCCGCGTCAGTCCCGACGGGGCCCACCGCGCGCGCCTGCTCAACGCGACAGGCGCGGTGGGCACGGGCCTCACGCTCATCGTGCTGCTCATCTCCAAGTTCACCTCTGGCGCTTGGATTTCCGTCCTCCTCATCCCCCTGGCCATGGGCCTCTTCCTCACCATCGAGACAGAGCGGCAGCGGGCAAAGCGCGAGACGTCACTCACCCGCCCCATCTCCCCGTCCTCCGAGCCGCCGCTCATCGCTGTGGTGCCGGTGGGCCGCTGGTCCCGCGCCACGGAGCGCGCGCTCACCTTCGCCTTCCGCGTGTCCCAGGACGTGCACGCGGTCCACGTGGTGACGGGCGAGGACGGTGGCGCGGCCCTGGCGGCGGACTGGGCGCGCTATGTGGAAGGTCCGCTCGCAGAGCGCGGACACCCGGCGCCCCGCCTGGAGCTCCTGCCCTCTCCGTACCGTGAGCTCATCCGCCCCCTGCGCGAGTACTGCCTCCAGCGCGTGCGCGAGTCGCCCGGAAGCGTGGTGACGGTGGTGCTCCCCGAGTCGCTCGACTGGCGGTGGCTGCCGCGCCTCGTCCAGGGCCACCGGCCGGAGGTGGTGCGCACGGGGCTGCTCATGTCCGGCGAGCCCCGGCTGGTGGTGGTGAGCGTCCCCTTCTTCTTCGGCCCCCACCCGCCCTCGCGCGCCTGA
- a CDS encoding YhfC family intramembrane metalloprotease, translated as MASASGVNVGAAVGLGVAIVFDVLLPVAAVLWARRKLGVAWKVVGWGAAAFALSQLFTRVPLVQLLQYVLRDELKSSQVFMAVWMVILCVTAGLFEETARLLAFRGPLKDFRRWKDAVGFGVGHGGLESALLVGGMSVVALINMVALAHMDPSTLKVPPDVVEQVQKAKDTFAAMRWWEPLLGAWERLAAMVFHVAMSVVVLQRFVRGQVRWYWLAVVLHTLFNGVGVGVAQLVGPLAAEGAVTVAALLGLWLLLRLRPREPEPMPAASAA; from the coding sequence ATGGCTTCGGCTTCGGGCGTGAATGTCGGCGCGGCCGTGGGACTCGGGGTGGCCATCGTCTTCGACGTGCTGCTGCCAGTCGCCGCGGTGCTGTGGGCGCGCAGGAAGCTGGGCGTGGCGTGGAAGGTGGTGGGCTGGGGCGCGGCGGCCTTCGCCCTGTCGCAGCTCTTCACCCGCGTGCCGCTGGTGCAGCTCCTCCAGTACGTGCTGCGCGATGAGCTGAAGTCATCTCAGGTCTTCATGGCCGTATGGATGGTCATCCTCTGTGTCACGGCGGGACTCTTCGAGGAGACGGCGCGCCTGCTCGCGTTTCGCGGACCGCTGAAGGACTTCCGGCGCTGGAAGGACGCGGTGGGCTTCGGCGTGGGCCACGGCGGGCTGGAGTCCGCGCTGCTCGTGGGCGGCATGTCCGTGGTCGCGCTCATCAACATGGTGGCGCTGGCCCACATGGACCCGTCCACGCTGAAGGTGCCGCCGGACGTGGTGGAGCAGGTCCAGAAGGCGAAGGACACCTTCGCGGCGATGCGCTGGTGGGAGCCGCTGCTGGGCGCCTGGGAGCGCCTGGCGGCCATGGTGTTCCACGTCGCCATGTCCGTGGTCGTGCTCCAGCGCTTCGTCCGGGGCCAGGTGCGGTGGTACTGGCTCGCGGTGGTCCTCCACACGCTCTTCAACGGCGTGGGCGTGGGGGTGGCCCAGCTCGTGGGCCCCTTGGCGGCGGAGGGCGCGGTGACGGTGGCGGCGCTGCTCGGCCTGTGGCTCCTTCTCCGGCTGCGCCCCCGTGAGCCGGAGCCCATGCCGGCGGCTAGCGCGGCCTGA
- the pip gene encoding prolyl aminopeptidase, with translation MSASAKPLRTLYPPLEPYRVGRLRVSPLHELYFEECGNPKGKPVVFVHGGPGGGTDARQRRFFDPEAYRIVVFDQRGCGKSTPNASLEENTTWDLVADMERLREHLGIERWQLFGGSWGSTLALAYAQTHPERVTEMVLRGIFLLRKREIDWFYQRGADALFPDAWEHYLAPIPPEERGDLLAAYARRLMGSDVKAQQEAARAWSVWEGRTSCLYPNAELVSRNAGDAFALAFARIECHYFINKGFLRSDTQLLDDVHRIRHIPAVIVQGRYDVVCPPESAWALHKAWPEAELIIVPDAGHSANEPGNTSALVEATDRFRPR, from the coding sequence GTGTCCGCCTCCGCCAAGCCGCTGCGTACGCTGTACCCGCCCCTGGAGCCCTACCGCGTCGGACGCCTGCGCGTCTCACCCCTCCACGAGCTGTATTTCGAGGAGTGCGGCAACCCGAAGGGCAAGCCGGTGGTGTTCGTCCATGGCGGCCCGGGTGGCGGGACGGACGCGCGGCAGCGGCGCTTCTTCGACCCGGAGGCGTACCGCATCGTCGTCTTCGACCAGCGCGGCTGCGGGAAGAGCACCCCCAACGCGAGCCTGGAGGAGAACACCACCTGGGACCTCGTGGCAGACATGGAGCGGCTGCGCGAGCACCTGGGCATCGAGCGGTGGCAGCTCTTCGGCGGCTCGTGGGGCAGCACGCTGGCGCTGGCGTACGCGCAGACGCACCCGGAGCGCGTCACGGAGATGGTGCTGCGCGGCATCTTCCTGTTGCGCAAGCGGGAGATTGACTGGTTCTACCAGCGCGGCGCGGACGCCCTCTTCCCGGATGCGTGGGAGCACTACCTCGCGCCCATCCCCCCCGAGGAGCGCGGCGACTTGCTGGCCGCGTACGCGCGCCGGCTGATGGGCAGCGACGTGAAGGCCCAGCAGGAGGCCGCGCGCGCCTGGAGCGTGTGGGAGGGCCGCACGAGCTGCCTGTACCCCAACGCGGAGCTGGTATCGCGCAACGCGGGGGACGCGTTCGCCCTCGCCTTCGCGCGCATCGAGTGCCACTACTTCATCAACAAGGGCTTTTTGCGCAGCGACACGCAGCTGCTCGACGACGTGCACCGCATCCGCCACATCCCGGCCGTCATCGTCCAGGGGCGCTATGACGTGGTGTGCCCGCCGGAGAGCGCGTGGGCGCTGCACAAGGCGTGGCCGGAGGCGGAGCTCATCATCGTCCCGGACGCGGGCCACTCGGCGAACGAGCCCGGCAACACGTCCGCGCTGGTGGAGGCGACGGACCGCTTCAGGCCGCGCTAG
- a CDS encoding small ribosomal subunit Rsm22 family protein, translating to MSNAYSKDLERWMPRLIAVWRASRGRGDGPETRLTPQEVKEVGAGVRQLSLGLTRERQLAGARYMDDPRLLGAYLLFYWPVSYAQARQVLGELPNRPRQVLDLGSGPGPVAFAAMDAGASEVTAADRSKAALNLARALATEAGEALATRDWDPTKKGAALPEGNFDLITMGHVVNELYGTGDSATAPRAALLESVLAKVKRGGSLLVMEPALRETSRALLHVRDAMVERGYAIRAPCMYRGACPALVKETDWCHAERPWPMPKVVEELARAASLHKEALKMSYLVLAPKGEAWPELPPGRLFRIVSEPLEGKGRKRYIGCGAEGRVGLAMQERHRNERNERFMQLNRGDVISVTETEPKGDGLALDERTEVRMVAPAGKGIPPPPPKEDAPSNPGTSPSPGAPS from the coding sequence ATGAGCAACGCGTACAGCAAGGACCTGGAGCGGTGGATGCCGAGGCTCATCGCCGTGTGGCGCGCCTCGCGCGGACGGGGTGACGGGCCGGAGACGCGCCTCACCCCCCAGGAGGTGAAGGAGGTCGGCGCGGGCGTCCGCCAGCTGTCCCTCGGCCTGACGCGCGAGCGGCAGCTCGCCGGCGCGCGGTACATGGATGACCCGCGCCTGCTCGGCGCCTACCTGCTCTTCTACTGGCCGGTGTCCTATGCGCAGGCGCGGCAGGTGCTGGGCGAATTGCCCAACCGTCCCCGGCAGGTGCTGGATTTGGGCAGCGGCCCGGGCCCGGTGGCCTTCGCCGCCATGGACGCGGGCGCCAGCGAGGTGACGGCCGCGGACCGCAGCAAGGCCGCGCTCAACCTCGCGCGCGCTCTCGCCACCGAGGCCGGCGAGGCGCTGGCCACGCGCGACTGGGACCCGACGAAGAAGGGCGCCGCGCTGCCGGAGGGCAACTTCGACCTGATTACGATGGGCCACGTCGTCAACGAGCTCTACGGCACGGGGGACTCGGCCACGGCCCCGCGCGCGGCGCTGCTGGAGTCGGTGCTGGCGAAGGTGAAGCGCGGCGGCAGCCTGCTCGTCATGGAGCCCGCGCTGCGCGAGACGAGCCGCGCGCTCTTGCACGTGCGCGACGCCATGGTGGAGCGCGGCTATGCCATCCGCGCGCCGTGCATGTACCGGGGCGCGTGTCCGGCGCTGGTGAAGGAGACGGACTGGTGCCACGCGGAGCGACCCTGGCCCATGCCGAAGGTGGTGGAGGAACTGGCGCGCGCGGCGAGCCTGCACAAGGAGGCGCTGAAGATGAGCTACCTCGTGCTGGCGCCGAAGGGAGAGGCATGGCCGGAGCTGCCGCCGGGAAGGCTGTTCCGCATCGTCTCCGAGCCGCTGGAGGGCAAGGGGCGCAAGCGCTACATCGGCTGCGGCGCGGAGGGGCGCGTGGGCCTGGCGATGCAGGAGAGGCACCGCAACGAGCGCAACGAGCGCTTCATGCAGCTCAACCGCGGGGACGTCATCTCGGTGACGGAGACAGAGCCCAAGGGAGACGGGCTCGCGCTCGACGAGCGGACCGAGGTGCGGATGGTGGCGCCGGCCGGCAAGGGCATTCCGCCTCCGCCGCCGAAGGAGGACGCGCCGTCGAACCCGGGAACCAGCCCGAGCCCGGGCGCGCCCTCCTGA
- a CDS encoding ABC transporter ATP-binding protein, which translates to MISVRGLRKHYKVHKRPPGLKAALRSLVHRSYTTVKAVDGISFDIRPGERVGFLGPNGAGKTTTLKVLSGLLHPSDGEVTVDGHVPRLREEAFLKKIMLVMGQKQQLLWDLPPAETFELNRAIYDVPRAQYKQTMDELIALLEIGDLIGKPTRQLSLGERMKCELAAALIHRPRVLFLDEPTIGLDVSMQATMRTFIKDYNEKYGATLILTSHYMDDVAALCPRVIVIDKGLLSYDGSLDALVQRVRPEKRVVLRLSEQVDASRLAPLGGRVVTHEAGTAVLQVRQEAVNATISRALAGLPVTDLTVENAPLEEVMSELFAENKARREAAAHEAPAGESVPA; encoded by the coding sequence ATGATTTCCGTTCGCGGCCTGCGCAAGCACTACAAAGTCCACAAGCGCCCGCCGGGCCTGAAGGCGGCCCTCCGCTCGCTCGTCCACCGCAGCTACACCACGGTGAAGGCCGTGGACGGTATCTCCTTCGACATCCGCCCGGGCGAGCGCGTGGGCTTCCTCGGCCCCAACGGCGCCGGCAAGACGACGACGCTGAAAGTCCTGTCCGGGCTGCTCCACCCCTCGGACGGAGAGGTGACGGTGGACGGCCACGTGCCGCGCCTGCGCGAAGAGGCCTTCCTCAAGAAAATCATGCTCGTCATGGGGCAGAAGCAGCAGCTCCTCTGGGACCTTCCTCCCGCGGAGACCTTCGAGCTCAACCGCGCCATCTACGACGTGCCCCGGGCCCAGTACAAGCAGACGATGGACGAGCTCATCGCGCTGCTCGAAATCGGCGACCTCATCGGCAAGCCCACGCGGCAGCTCTCCCTGGGCGAGCGGATGAAGTGCGAGCTGGCCGCGGCGCTCATCCACCGCCCGCGCGTGCTGTTCCTCGACGAGCCCACCATCGGCCTGGACGTGTCCATGCAGGCCACCATGCGGACGTTCATCAAGGACTACAACGAGAAGTACGGCGCCACGCTCATCCTCACCAGCCACTACATGGACGACGTGGCGGCGCTGTGCCCCCGCGTCATCGTCATCGACAAGGGCCTGTTGTCCTACGACGGCAGCCTGGACGCGCTGGTGCAGCGCGTGCGCCCGGAGAAGCGCGTGGTGCTGCGCCTGTCCGAGCAGGTGGATGCCTCTCGCCTCGCGCCGCTGGGCGGCCGGGTGGTGACGCACGAGGCGGGCACCGCGGTGCTCCAGGTGCGGCAGGAGGCCGTCAATGCCACCATCAGCCGCGCGCTGGCGGGGCTGCCGGTGACGGACCTCACGGTGGAGAACGCGCCGCTCGAAGAGGTGATGAGCGAGCTGTTCGCGGAGAACAAGGCGCGCCGCGAGGCGGCCGCTCATGAGGCCCCTGCGGGCGAGTCGGTGCCGGCATGA
- a CDS encoding ABC transporter permease has protein sequence MSARNTLRAMPTLLKVGFAESVAYRAEMLIWVLSTTMPLVNMVLWMAVARSAPVGRFGQADFVGYFLATFAVRQLTSSWAAWLINWEVRQGTLSMRLLRPISPLWAYAAENIAGFPMRLLVAVPVTVLAVVLVGSRAVPQHAWQWAFFVLAVLGGWAISFLANVTIGALSFFLGSSQKVMEVWLVLYFVCSGYMYPVELLPSGLRTVINWLPFRYQIGLPVELMTSAHEWREALALLGAQWAWVAVLFVLSVGVWKQGVKRFAAFGG, from the coding sequence ATGAGCGCCCGCAACACCCTGCGCGCCATGCCCACGCTGCTCAAGGTGGGCTTCGCCGAGTCGGTGGCCTACCGCGCGGAGATGCTCATCTGGGTGCTGTCCACCACCATGCCGCTGGTCAACATGGTGCTGTGGATGGCGGTGGCTCGCAGCGCACCGGTGGGCCGCTTCGGACAGGCGGACTTCGTGGGCTACTTCCTCGCCACCTTCGCGGTGCGCCAGCTCACCAGCTCCTGGGCCGCGTGGCTCATCAACTGGGAGGTGCGGCAGGGCACGCTGTCCATGCGCCTGCTCCGTCCCATCTCTCCCCTGTGGGCCTACGCGGCGGAGAACATCGCCGGCTTCCCCATGCGCCTCCTGGTGGCGGTGCCGGTGACGGTGCTCGCGGTGGTGCTGGTGGGAAGCCGGGCGGTGCCGCAGCACGCGTGGCAGTGGGCCTTCTTCGTGCTCGCGGTGCTGGGCGGGTGGGCCATTTCATTTCTCGCCAACGTCACCATCGGCGCGCTCAGCTTCTTCCTCGGCAGCAGCCAGAAGGTGATGGAGGTGTGGCTCGTCCTGTACTTCGTCTGCTCCGGGTACATGTACCCGGTGGAGCTCTTGCCCTCGGGGCTGCGCACGGTCATCAACTGGCTGCCCTTCCGCTACCAGATTGGCCTGCCGGTGGAGCTGATGACGAGCGCGCATGAATGGCGCGAGGCGCTGGCGCTGCTGGGCGCGCAGTGGGCGTGGGTGGCGGTGCTGTTCGTCCTTTCCGTGGGCGTGTGGAAGCAGGGCGTGAAGCGCTTCGCGGCGTTCGGAGGGTAG
- a CDS encoding ABC transporter permease, translating to MGTVRRYWRLLGIQLKASGLLALQYRADFFTEGVTSLFWTFTALAPLFVVFGERPVVEGWSFGESLLVVGWFTLLQGILEGAINPSLTGVVEHIRKGTLDFVLLKPADAQFLVSTQRFLPWRAFNVLTGLGLFFYAFTKLGRAPSVTGVLSSVLLLGTSTLLLYSLWILTVSAAFYVVRVDNLTYLFTSIFDFARWPSSVFQGVAKGALTIFFTYVIPLALMTTFPAEAMLGRLPLHALGGAVVGSVVFAWIARRVWQRSIRHYTSASS from the coding sequence ATGGGGACGGTGCGGCGTTATTGGCGGTTGCTGGGCATCCAGCTCAAGGCGTCCGGGCTGCTGGCGCTCCAGTACCGCGCGGACTTCTTCACCGAAGGCGTCACGTCCCTCTTCTGGACCTTCACCGCGCTGGCGCCGCTGTTCGTCGTCTTCGGTGAGCGGCCCGTGGTGGAGGGGTGGAGCTTCGGAGAATCGCTGCTGGTGGTGGGCTGGTTCACGCTGCTCCAGGGCATCCTCGAGGGCGCCATCAACCCGAGCCTCACCGGCGTGGTGGAGCACATCCGCAAGGGCACGCTGGACTTCGTGCTGCTCAAGCCCGCGGACGCGCAGTTCCTCGTGTCCACGCAGCGCTTCCTCCCGTGGCGCGCCTTCAACGTGCTCACCGGGCTGGGGCTGTTCTTCTACGCCTTCACGAAGCTGGGCCGCGCGCCGTCGGTGACGGGCGTGCTGTCGTCCGTGCTGCTCTTGGGCACGAGCACGCTGTTGCTCTACTCGTTGTGGATTCTGACGGTGAGCGCCGCCTTCTACGTCGTGCGCGTGGACAACCTCACGTACCTCTTCACGTCCATCTTCGACTTCGCGCGCTGGCCGTCCTCCGTCTTCCAGGGCGTGGCCAAGGGCGCGCTGACGATTTTCTTCACGTACGTCATCCCCCTCGCGCTGATGACGACGTTCCCCGCGGAGGCCATGCTGGGGCGCCTGCCGCTGCACGCGCTCGGCGGAGCCGTCGTCGGCTCCGTGGTTTTCGCCTGGATTGCGCGGCGCGTCTGGCAGCGCTCCATCCGCCACTACACGTCCGCCAGCAGCTAG
- a CDS encoding kelch repeat-containing protein — MSAALGESSIWAAASSMSTQRMDHTATLLRSGAVLVSGGQTASAELYDVKTARWSNVGSMTAVRRRHTATLLPSGKVLVVGGDSGASSTGTAEVYDPSTGLWTATGSLDTLRSGHTATLLSSGAKVLVVGGDSANVGFATARLYDVAAGTWAETGSLSTPRTGHTATLLASGKVLVTGGRTGPNGGFLRTAEVYDPATGTWSSVAPMSGVRSGHSATLLLSGKVLVVGGLVDELTATRTAEVYDPVAGTWTATVNMMTAEARAQHTATLLHSGEVLVAGGTSGGDLNLQSVVLYEPTSNRWYTTYSMTTSRLGHTATLLNTGDVLVAGGRPDGGPGTASVERYIAPAPPWRLTGSMTAARYYHSVTTLDSGVVLVAGGTATGSSALMGAERYDEHDGTWVAAGTLATPRFLHSATKLASGKVLVAGGQGSSSVFLASAELYDPATSIWSPTTGVMATTRSRHTATLLDSGKVLVAGGRSGSSFSTLLNTAELYDPATGTWRAAASMSRKRLYHTATMLQSGRVLVVGGTTPDGDTNTAELYDPATDTWTATGGMAATRYGHAAVGLRDGRVMVVGGWSGRGAVATAEVYDPATGAWSTVASMNTARYTPMATLLEPSGRVLVLGGDGGTSVGLLDSSEVYDPATGVWTSSGSLSSPVTSASVAKLPGSGRVLVCGGLGTSGALVSTELYTPAL; from the coding sequence GTGTCCGCCGCACTGGGCGAGAGCTCGATATGGGCGGCTGCTTCCAGCATGTCCACGCAGCGCATGGACCACACGGCGACGCTGCTGCGCTCCGGCGCGGTGCTGGTGTCCGGTGGCCAGACGGCGAGCGCGGAGCTCTACGATGTGAAGACGGCGCGCTGGTCCAACGTGGGCTCGATGACGGCCGTGCGCCGCCGTCACACCGCGACGCTGCTGCCGTCCGGGAAGGTGCTCGTCGTGGGGGGCGACTCGGGCGCGTCCTCCACCGGCACCGCCGAGGTGTATGACCCGTCCACCGGCCTGTGGACGGCGACGGGCAGCCTGGACACGCTGCGCTCCGGCCACACGGCGACGCTGCTGTCCTCCGGCGCGAAGGTGCTGGTGGTGGGCGGCGATAGCGCGAACGTCGGGTTCGCCACGGCGCGGCTCTATGACGTGGCGGCGGGGACGTGGGCGGAGACGGGCAGCCTCTCCACGCCGCGCACGGGCCACACCGCGACGCTGCTGGCGTCCGGCAAGGTGCTGGTGACGGGCGGGCGCACGGGCCCGAATGGCGGCTTCCTGCGGACGGCGGAAGTCTATGACCCGGCCACGGGCACGTGGTCGAGCGTGGCGCCCATGAGCGGCGTGCGCTCCGGCCACTCGGCCACGCTGCTCCTGTCCGGCAAGGTGCTGGTGGTGGGCGGCCTGGTGGACGAGCTCACCGCCACGCGCACCGCCGAGGTGTATGACCCCGTGGCCGGCACGTGGACGGCCACCGTCAACATGATGACCGCGGAGGCCCGTGCGCAGCACACCGCCACGTTGCTGCACTCGGGCGAGGTGCTCGTCGCTGGCGGCACCTCGGGTGGCGACCTGAACCTCCAGTCGGTGGTGCTGTACGAGCCCACCAGCAACCGCTGGTACACGACGTACTCCATGACGACGAGCCGGCTGGGCCACACGGCCACGCTGCTCAACACCGGCGACGTGCTCGTCGCGGGCGGGCGTCCGGACGGCGGGCCGGGCACCGCCAGCGTGGAGCGCTACATCGCGCCGGCGCCGCCGTGGCGGCTGACGGGCTCCATGACGGCGGCCCGCTACTACCACTCCGTCACCACGCTGGACTCGGGCGTGGTGCTGGTGGCGGGCGGCACGGCCACCGGCAGCAGCGCCCTCATGGGCGCCGAGCGCTACGACGAGCACGACGGGACGTGGGTGGCGGCGGGCACGCTCGCCACGCCGCGCTTCCTGCACAGCGCCACGAAGCTGGCCTCCGGCAAGGTGCTGGTGGCGGGCGGGCAGGGCAGCTCGTCCGTGTTCCTGGCCTCGGCGGAGCTGTATGACCCGGCCACGTCCATCTGGTCCCCCACCACCGGTGTGATGGCCACGACACGCTCGCGCCACACGGCCACGCTGCTGGACTCCGGCAAGGTGCTGGTGGCGGGCGGCCGCTCGGGCTCCAGCTTCAGCACCCTGCTCAACACCGCCGAGCTGTATGACCCGGCCACGGGCACCTGGCGCGCCGCCGCGAGCATGAGCCGCAAGCGCCTCTACCACACCGCCACGATGCTGCAGTCCGGCCGGGTGCTGGTGGTGGGCGGCACCACGCCTGACGGCGATACGAACACGGCGGAGCTGTACGACCCGGCCACCGACACGTGGACGGCCACCGGCGGCATGGCGGCCACGCGCTACGGTCACGCGGCGGTGGGGCTGCGCGACGGACGCGTCATGGTGGTGGGCGGCTGGAGCGGCCGCGGCGCCGTGGCCACCGCCGAGGTGTATGACCCGGCCACCGGCGCGTGGTCCACCGTGGCGTCCATGAACACCGCGCGCTACACCCCCATGGCCACGCTGCTGGAGCCCTCCGGCCGCGTGCTGGTGCTGGGCGGCGACGGTGGCACCAGCGTGGGCCTGCTGGACTCCTCGGAGGTGTATGACCCGGCCACCGGCGTGTGGACCTCCAGCGGCTCGCTGTCCTCGCCGGTGACGAGCGCGAGCGTGGCGAAGCTGCCCGGCTCCGGCCGCGTCCTCGTCTGCGGCGGCCTGGGCACCAGCGGCGCCCTCGTCTCCACCGAGCTCTACACACCCGCGCTCTGA
- a CDS encoding esterase/lipase family protein, translating into MKRLQAVLVTAVCAGVLGLSPEARAGAARTTYPVVFAHGMAGFDDILGYDYWGNDFGMFVGDACDALLEVDCNEDIDAGQKSFVAQVAPFQSSEVRGLDLANDIEGFMATSGAAKVNLIGHSQGGIDARKAARVLRERRGVTTVAVLVSVSSPHRGSPVAKYILDLKPGVTSVVAALAKYYGDIVYAAGNDAYAGAKQLVYNDYSATDGVTTGMKAFNEKYPVSTSYAGRYVSLITAQNGANVNPALYLLKEFFFDIDGDGYCAGDGDNDGAGGCGDGVRNEADDDGLVGINSQQMGYRLRYTESTFGFDSVTNDTSLAAVTDLNAPPSATMTSTSSVISQDHLDVVGVGPDTFDEPEFYAAIFQYIATYD; encoded by the coding sequence ATGAAGAGGCTTCAGGCAGTCCTCGTGACAGCGGTGTGCGCGGGAGTGCTCGGGCTTTCCCCCGAGGCCCGTGCGGGTGCGGCCAGGACGACGTACCCGGTGGTGTTCGCGCACGGCATGGCCGGGTTCGACGACATCCTGGGTTACGACTACTGGGGCAACGACTTCGGCATGTTCGTGGGGGACGCGTGTGACGCGCTCCTGGAGGTGGACTGCAACGAGGACATCGACGCGGGGCAGAAGTCCTTCGTGGCGCAGGTGGCGCCGTTCCAGTCCTCGGAGGTGCGGGGGCTGGATTTGGCCAACGACATCGAAGGCTTCATGGCGACGTCGGGCGCGGCGAAGGTGAACCTGATTGGCCACTCGCAGGGTGGCATCGACGCGCGCAAGGCGGCGCGGGTGCTGCGCGAGCGGCGCGGTGTCACGACGGTGGCGGTGCTGGTGAGCGTGTCCTCGCCGCACCGGGGCTCGCCGGTGGCCAAGTACATCCTGGACCTGAAGCCGGGCGTGACGAGCGTCGTCGCCGCGCTGGCGAAGTACTACGGGGACATCGTGTACGCGGCGGGCAATGACGCGTACGCGGGGGCAAAGCAGCTCGTCTACAACGACTACTCGGCCACGGATGGTGTCACCACGGGCATGAAGGCGTTCAACGAGAAGTACCCGGTGAGCACCAGCTACGCGGGCCGGTACGTGTCGCTCATCACCGCGCAGAACGGCGCGAATGTGAATCCGGCGCTGTACCTGCTGAAGGAGTTCTTCTTCGACATCGACGGGGACGGCTACTGCGCGGGTGACGGCGACAACGACGGCGCGGGTGGTTGCGGCGACGGCGTGCGCAACGAGGCGGATGACGACGGCCTGGTGGGCATCAACTCGCAGCAGATGGGCTACCGGCTGCGCTACACGGAGTCGACGTTCGGGTTCGACTCGGTGACGAACGACACGTCGCTGGCCGCGGTGACGGACCTCAACGCGCCGCCGAGCGCGACGATGACGTCCACCTCCAGCGTCATCTCCCAGGACCACCTGGACGTGGTGGGCGTGGGGCCGGATACCTTCGACGAGCCCGAGTTCTACGCCGCCATCTTCCAGTACATCGCGACGTATGACTGA